A genomic segment from Necator americanus strain Aroian chromosome III, whole genome shotgun sequence encodes:
- a CDS encoding hypothetical protein (NECATOR_CHRIII.G9944.T1), translating to MRISRAVFSYKRWNERATEYLQTKPGRRLRIGLLAGTIVAYPIASLLTNGPFVNFSFPYRFSVETLPLRLKKIAEEEYARFLETESRVPKDAVVTQHIGKALGDYETVAAGSLGVRTGLHVAVPFHAQFENVEQALEYFRNHNIDAIDFLGTKVPIQWDTPSGTELAFSFVLSENALRFMFLRDLHAHDGYASLAQRSISWATWTSFTSIFTYWLHNSAKICGGSAMSFAVIYTLFVSAAWFANKQWYDLYRYVTDVHADSVSARTSFNHCEGGKELYWKQLKRHRIMRDICPELRPKVSPSGDVRGIPTSIITRYDHLKVGGMYSAVIGLAACGISSVFFGSAFVPVKKFDPGNGVFVQWVMSTAILCVGMIINAVEGFPVFQPLAMLGGVFWALGNVTAIPIMNVLGLGMGMLIWGATNCITGWAVGRFGLFGVNGTVPEWPLLNYLGLLMVIVGGIFFAQIHPSVRTPSQLEEFSEEPVTPYESGSEENSPLISPVSPVAMNRRSKRVLAILTALVAGIFYGVTFVPVIYIQDHPEKFPGASKNGLDYVFSHYCGIFATATMLLVSYIICTKNNPIVNRRIIGPSLIAGCMWSFAQSSWFVANDNLSQSITFPIISMVPGVCAAMWSVFYFKEITGKRNLNILVVAVATTLIGAFLVGISK from the exons ATGCGGATATCTCGTGCAGTCTTCTCCTACAA AAGGTGGAACGAGAGAGCGACAGAATATCTGCAAACAAAACCAGGAAGGAGGTTACGAATAGGGTTGCTAGCTGGTACTATAGTTGCGTATCCTATTGCTTCTCTGCTGACCAATGGACCTTTCGTTAATTTTAGCTTCCCTTACAG GTTTTCGGTTGAAACACTTCCATTAAGATTGAAGAAGATTGCTGAAGAG GAATATGCACGATTCCTCGAAACTGAATCTCGAGTGCCCAAAGATGCGGTAGTCACGCAACATATCGGGAAAGCTCTGG GTGATTATGAAACTGTAGCTGCCGGCTCTCTCGGCGTTAGAACGGGATTACATGTTGCTGTTCCATTTCATGCTCAATTCGAGAATGTCGAGCAGGCTTTAGAATACTTCAG aaatcacaATATCGATGCGATTGATTTCCTTGGTACCAAAGTGCCCATACAGTGGGATACACCGTCAGGAACGGAGTTAGCGTTCTCATTTGTACTTTCAGAAAAT GCACTTCGTTTTATGTTCTTACGCGATTTACACGCACACGATGGATATGCATCACTGGCACAACGAAGCATATCTTGGGCAACATGGACTTCATTTACGAGTATTTTCACTTACTGGTTACACAAT TCAGCCAAAATATGTGGCGGATCTGCGATGTCATTTGCTGTAATTTACACATTGTTCGTTTCTGCTGCATGGTTTGCTAACAAACAGTGGTATGACTTATACAG GTATGTGACTGATGTGCATGCTGACAGTGTTTCCGCGCGCACCTCTTTCAATCATTGCGAAGGAGGTAAAGAGTTATATTGGAAGCAGTTGAAGCGGCACAG AATCATGCGTGATATTTGCCCAGAGCTCAGGCCTAAAGTCAGCCCATCCGGTGATGTGCGAGGAATACCTACATCTATAATTACGAGATACGATCATCTAAAAGTTG gAGGGATGTACTCGGCGGTAATTGGCTTAGCGGCATGTGGAATTTCCTCTGTGTTTTTCGGAAGTGCCTTCGTGCctgtgaaaaaatttgatcCAGGAAATG GAGTCTTTGTACAATGGGTAATGTCAACTGCTATTTTATGCGTAGGAATGATTATCAATGCCGTCGAAGGTTTCCCTGTGTTCCAACCTCTTGCCATGCTCGGAGGCGTTTTTTGGGCATTAG GAAACGTGACAGCCATTCCCATAATGAATGTTCTTGGTCTTGGGATGGGAATGCTCATATGGGGTGCTACGAACTGTATTACTGGATGGGCAGttggaag GTTTGGTCTATTTGGTGTGAATGGAACAGTACCTGAGTGGCCGCTACTTAACTACCTGGGGTTGCTTATGGTCATCGTAGG TGGTATTTTCTTCGCACAAATTCATCCATCTGTTCGCACGCCATCCCAACTGGAGGAATTCAGTGAAGAACCAGTAACACCTTATGAGAGTGGCTCCGAAGAAAACAGCCCATTAATAAGCCCTGTTAGTCCCGTTGCAATGAACCGTCGATCGAAAAGAGTCCT AGCGATTCTCACTGCACTCGTGGCGGGTATTTTCTATGGTGTCACATTTGTACCAGTTATTTATATACAggatcatccagaaaaa TTCCCAGGAGCATCAAAAAATGGGTTGGATTACGTGTTCTCACATTACTGTGGTATTTTTGCGACAGCCACTATGCTACTCGTTTCCTATATTATCTGTACTAAG AACAATCCTATTGTAAATCGCCGTATCATTGGTCCAAGTTTGATAGCTGGTTGTATGTGGAGTTTTGCGCAGTCGTCCTGGTTCGTAGCCAACGATAATCTTTCCCAATCCATCACATTCCCCATTATAAGCATGGTACCTGGAGTTTGCGCAGCAATGTGGagtgtattttattttaa AGAGATTACTGGAAAACGCAACCTTAACATTTTGGTTGTTGCTGTTGCAACAACTCTCATTGGAGCCTTTTTGGTGGGAATCTCCAAGTGA
- a CDS encoding hypothetical protein (NECATOR_CHRIII.G9944.T2) codes for MRISRAVFSYKRWNERATEYLQTKPGRRLRIGLLAGTIVAYPIASLLTNGPFVNFSFPYRFSVETLPLRLKKIAEEEYARFLETESRVPKDAVVTQHIGKALGDYETVAAGSLGVRTGLHVAVPFHAQFENVEQALEYFRNHNIDAIDFLGTKVPIQWDTPSGTELAFSFVLSENALRFMFLRDLHAHDGYASLAQRSISWATWTSFTSIFTYWLHNSAKICGGSAMSFAVIYTLFVSAAWFANKQWYDLYRYVTDVHADSVSARTSFNHCEGGKELYWKQLKRHRIMRDICPELRPKVSPSGDVRGIPTSIITRYDHLKDLNEEDDELKQVVSGDD; via the exons ATGCGGATATCTCGTGCAGTCTTCTCCTACAA AAGGTGGAACGAGAGAGCGACAGAATATCTGCAAACAAAACCAGGAAGGAGGTTACGAATAGGGTTGCTAGCTGGTACTATAGTTGCGTATCCTATTGCTTCTCTGCTGACCAATGGACCTTTCGTTAATTTTAGCTTCCCTTACAG GTTTTCGGTTGAAACACTTCCATTAAGATTGAAGAAGATTGCTGAAGAG GAATATGCACGATTCCTCGAAACTGAATCTCGAGTGCCCAAAGATGCGGTAGTCACGCAACATATCGGGAAAGCTCTGG GTGATTATGAAACTGTAGCTGCCGGCTCTCTCGGCGTTAGAACGGGATTACATGTTGCTGTTCCATTTCATGCTCAATTCGAGAATGTCGAGCAGGCTTTAGAATACTTCAG aaatcacaATATCGATGCGATTGATTTCCTTGGTACCAAAGTGCCCATACAGTGGGATACACCGTCAGGAACGGAGTTAGCGTTCTCATTTGTACTTTCAGAAAAT GCACTTCGTTTTATGTTCTTACGCGATTTACACGCACACGATGGATATGCATCACTGGCACAACGAAGCATATCTTGGGCAACATGGACTTCATTTACGAGTATTTTCACTTACTGGTTACACAAT TCAGCCAAAATATGTGGCGGATCTGCGATGTCATTTGCTGTAATTTACACATTGTTCGTTTCTGCTGCATGGTTTGCTAACAAACAGTGGTATGACTTATACAG GTATGTGACTGATGTGCATGCTGACAGTGTTTCCGCGCGCACCTCTTTCAATCATTGCGAAGGAGGTAAAGAGTTATATTGGAAGCAGTTGAAGCGGCACAG AATCATGCGTGATATTTGCCCAGAGCTCAGGCCTAAAGTCAGCCCATCCGGTGATGTGCGAGGAATACCTACATCTATAATTACGAGATACGATCATCTAAAA GATTTGAATGAGGAGGATGACGAGTTAAAGCAGGTCGTCAGTGGAGATGATTGA
- a CDS encoding hypothetical protein (NECATOR_CHRIII.G9944.T3), whose protein sequence is MYSAVIGLAACGISSVFFGSAFVPVKKFDPGNGVFVQWVMSTAILCVGMIINAVEGFPVFQPLAMLGGVFWALGNVTAIPIMNVLGLGMGMLIWGATNCITGWAVGRFGLFGVNGTVPEWPLLNYLGLLMVIVGGIFFAQIHPSVRTPSQLEEFSEEPVTPYESGSEENSPLISPVSPVAMNRRSKRVLAILTALVAGIFYGVTFVPVIYIQDHPEKFPGASKNGLDYVFSHYCGIFATATMLLVSYIICTKNNPIVNRRIIGPSLIAGCMWSFAQSSWFVANDNLSQSITFPIISMVPGVCAAMWSVFYFKEITGKRNLNILVVAVATTLIGAFLVGISK, encoded by the exons ATGTACTCGGCGGTAATTGGCTTAGCGGCATGTGGAATTTCCTCTGTGTTTTTCGGAAGTGCCTTCGTGCctgtgaaaaaatttgatcCAGGAAATG GAGTCTTTGTACAATGGGTAATGTCAACTGCTATTTTATGCGTAGGAATGATTATCAATGCCGTCGAAGGTTTCCCTGTGTTCCAACCTCTTGCCATGCTCGGAGGCGTTTTTTGGGCATTAG GAAACGTGACAGCCATTCCCATAATGAATGTTCTTGGTCTTGGGATGGGAATGCTCATATGGGGTGCTACGAACTGTATTACTGGATGGGCAGttggaag GTTTGGTCTATTTGGTGTGAATGGAACAGTACCTGAGTGGCCGCTACTTAACTACCTGGGGTTGCTTATGGTCATCGTAGG TGGTATTTTCTTCGCACAAATTCATCCATCTGTTCGCACGCCATCCCAACTGGAGGAATTCAGTGAAGAACCAGTAACACCTTATGAGAGTGGCTCCGAAGAAAACAGCCCATTAATAAGCCCTGTTAGTCCCGTTGCAATGAACCGTCGATCGAAAAGAGTCCT AGCGATTCTCACTGCACTCGTGGCGGGTATTTTCTATGGTGTCACATTTGTACCAGTTATTTATATACAggatcatccagaaaaa TTCCCAGGAGCATCAAAAAATGGGTTGGATTACGTGTTCTCACATTACTGTGGTATTTTTGCGACAGCCACTATGCTACTCGTTTCCTATATTATCTGTACTAAG AACAATCCTATTGTAAATCGCCGTATCATTGGTCCAAGTTTGATAGCTGGTTGTATGTGGAGTTTTGCGCAGTCGTCCTGGTTCGTAGCCAACGATAATCTTTCCCAATCCATCACATTCCCCATTATAAGCATGGTACCTGGAGTTTGCGCAGCAATGTGGagtgtattttattttaa AGAGATTACTGGAAAACGCAACCTTAACATTTTGGTTGTTGCTGTTGCAACAACTCTCATTGGAGCCTTTTTGGTGGGAATCTCCAAGTGA
- a CDS encoding hypothetical protein (NECATOR_CHRIII.G9945.T2) has translation MVSSVLGIPKQRFLLIRSFSKCLRLAMDEPPLDIRGWRNPYLNKEEPEVLEENLPTRDPHKLFDVWFKKIAEIKSTTFEELNTCCFSTVGKDMRPSSRIVLLKAYSAEGFSFFTNYNSRKGKQLEENPYACMLFYWANRHRQIRIEGKVEKLSQEAAVEYWNSRPLSSRIGSKSSEQSTVIPSRQFLIDKRKALQELAEKEGEAAITKPESWGGYILIPDYFEFWQGQSDRVHDRLEFRKTGDKWVMQRLSP, from the exons ATGGTTTCTTCGGTACTCGGCATCCCGAAG CAAAGATTTCTTCTCATACGATCGTTTTCAAAGTGCTTACGACTAGCCATGGACGAACCTCCTCTAGACATTCGAG GATGGCGGAATCCATATCTGAACAAAGAAGAGCCGGAAGTTCTCGAGGAAAACCTACCTACTCGGGATCCGCATAAGCTTTTTGACGTTTG GTTCaagaaaatagcagaaatCAAATCCACAACATTTGAAGAGCTGAACACATGTTGTTTCTCCACAGTGGGAAA GGACATGAGACCATCGTCTAGAATCGTTCTGCTTAAGGCATATTCAGCAGaaggtttctcttttttcacgaaCTACAACAGCAGAAAGGGGAAGCAGTTAGAGGAAAATCCCTACGCTTGTATGCTATTCTACTGGGCAAATCGACATAGGCAG ATCCGCATAGAAGGTAAAGTGGAGAAATTATCACAAGAAGCAGCTGTCGAATACTGGAACTCTCGTCCGTTGTCTAGTCGAATCGGTTCAAAAAGCAGCGAGCAGAGTACTGTAATTCCAAGTAGGCAG TTCCTCATTGACAAGCGAAAAGCTCTACAGGAATTAGCGGAGAAGGAAGGTGAAGCAGCCATTACAAAGCCAGAATCATG gGGTGGATACATCCTGATCCCTGACTATTTCGAATTCTGGCAAGGCCAAAGCGACAGGGTTCATGACCGTTTAGAATTCCGAAAAACAGGCGACAAATGGGTGATGCAGAGGCTTTCTCCGTAA
- a CDS encoding hypothetical protein (NECATOR_CHRIII.G9945.T1) — MSETSDDDGIEQLPPTYRFERSHLRNCTKQRFLLIRSFSKCLRLAMDEPPLDIRGWRNPYLNKEEPEVLEENLPTRDPHKLFDVWFKKIAEIKSTTFEELNTCCFSTVGKDMRPSSRIVLLKAYSAEGFSFFTNYNSRKGKQLEENPYACMLFYWANRHRQIRIEGKVEKLSQEAAVEYWNSRPLSSRIGSKSSEQSTVIPSRQFLIDKRKALQELAEKEGEAAITKPESWGGYILIPDYFEFWQGQSDRVHDRLEFRKTGDKWVMQRLSP, encoded by the exons ATGAGTGAAACTAGCGATGATGATGGTATCGAACAGCTACCTCCAACGTACCGTTTCGAGAGGAgtcacttacgcaattgcaccaag CAAAGATTTCTTCTCATACGATCGTTTTCAAAGTGCTTACGACTAGCCATGGACGAACCTCCTCTAGACATTCGAG GATGGCGGAATCCATATCTGAACAAAGAAGAGCCGGAAGTTCTCGAGGAAAACCTACCTACTCGGGATCCGCATAAGCTTTTTGACGTTTG GTTCaagaaaatagcagaaatCAAATCCACAACATTTGAAGAGCTGAACACATGTTGTTTCTCCACAGTGGGAAA GGACATGAGACCATCGTCTAGAATCGTTCTGCTTAAGGCATATTCAGCAGaaggtttctcttttttcacgaaCTACAACAGCAGAAAGGGGAAGCAGTTAGAGGAAAATCCCTACGCTTGTATGCTATTCTACTGGGCAAATCGACATAGGCAG ATCCGCATAGAAGGTAAAGTGGAGAAATTATCACAAGAAGCAGCTGTCGAATACTGGAACTCTCGTCCGTTGTCTAGTCGAATCGGTTCAAAAAGCAGCGAGCAGAGTACTGTAATTCCAAGTAGGCAG TTCCTCATTGACAAGCGAAAAGCTCTACAGGAATTAGCGGAGAAGGAAGGTGAAGCAGCCATTACAAAGCCAGAATCATG gGGTGGATACATCCTGATCCCTGACTATTTCGAATTCTGGCAAGGCCAAAGCGACAGGGTTCATGACCGTTTAGAATTCCGAAAAACAGGCGACAAATGGGTGATGCAGAGGCTTTCTCCGTAA